One Mycolicibacterium goodii genomic region harbors:
- the atpD gene encoding F0F1 ATP synthase subunit beta translates to MTATAEKTAGRVVRITGPVVDVEFPRGSVPDLFNALHAEITFGALAKTLTLEVAQHLGDNLVRCISMQPTDGLVRGVEVTDTGASISVPVGDGVKGHVFNALGDCLDDPGYGKDFEHWSIHRKPPAFSDLEPRTEMLETGLKVVDLLTPYVRGGKIALFGGAGVGKTVLIQEMINRIARNFGGTSVFAGVGERTREGNDLWVELADANVLKDTALVFGQMDEPPGTRMRVALSALTMAEFFRDEQGQDVLLFIDNIFRFTQAGSEVSTLLGRMPSAVGYQPTLADEMGELQERITSTRGRSITSMQAVYVPADDYTDPAPATTFAHLDATTELSRAVFSKGIFPAVDPLASSSTILDPAIVGDEHYRVAQEVIRILQRYKDLQDIIAILGIDELSEEDKQLVNRARRIERFLSQNMMAAEQFTGQPGSTVPLKETIEAFDKLTKGEFDHLPEQAFFLIGGLDDLAKKAESLGAKL, encoded by the coding sequence ATGACTGCTACTGCAGAAAAGACCGCGGGTCGCGTAGTCCGCATCACCGGCCCGGTGGTGGACGTCGAATTCCCGCGTGGCTCTGTGCCAGACCTGTTCAACGCGCTGCACGCCGAGATCACCTTCGGTGCGCTCGCCAAGACCCTGACCCTCGAGGTCGCCCAGCACCTCGGTGACAACCTGGTGCGCTGCATCTCCATGCAGCCCACCGACGGCCTGGTGCGCGGCGTCGAGGTGACCGACACCGGCGCGTCGATCTCCGTCCCGGTCGGCGACGGCGTCAAGGGCCACGTGTTCAACGCGCTCGGCGACTGCCTCGACGATCCCGGCTACGGCAAGGACTTCGAGCACTGGTCGATCCACCGCAAGCCGCCGGCCTTCTCGGACCTGGAGCCCCGCACCGAGATGCTGGAGACCGGTCTGAAGGTCGTCGACCTGCTGACCCCGTACGTGCGTGGCGGCAAGATCGCCCTGTTCGGCGGCGCAGGCGTGGGCAAGACGGTTCTCATCCAGGAGATGATCAACCGCATCGCCCGCAACTTCGGTGGTACGTCGGTGTTCGCCGGCGTGGGTGAGCGCACCCGCGAGGGCAACGACCTGTGGGTCGAGCTCGCGGACGCCAACGTGCTCAAGGACACCGCGCTGGTGTTCGGCCAGATGGACGAGCCGCCGGGCACCCGTATGCGCGTCGCCCTCTCGGCCCTGACCATGGCCGAGTTCTTCCGCGACGAGCAGGGCCAGGACGTGCTGCTGTTCATCGACAACATCTTCCGGTTCACCCAGGCCGGTTCCGAGGTGTCGACCCTGCTCGGTCGTATGCCTTCGGCCGTGGGTTACCAGCCGACGCTGGCCGACGAGATGGGTGAGCTGCAGGAGCGCATCACCTCGACCCGTGGTCGTTCCATCACCTCCATGCAGGCCGTGTACGTGCCCGCCGACGACTACACCGACCCGGCCCCGGCCACCACCTTCGCCCACCTGGACGCCACCACCGAACTTTCGCGTGCGGTGTTCTCCAAGGGCATCTTCCCGGCGGTGGACCCGCTGGCGTCGTCGTCGACCATCCTGGACCCGGCGATCGTCGGTGACGAGCACTACCGCGTCGCGCAGGAGGTCATCCGGATCCTGCAGCGGTACAAGGACCTTCAGGACATCATCGCGATCCTCGGTATCGACGAGCTGTCCGAAGAGGACAAGCAGCTGGTCAACCGGGCGCGCCGGATCGAGCGCTTCCTGAGCCAGAACATGATGGCGGCCGAGCAGTTCACCGGTCAGCCGGGCTCGACGGTGCCGCTCAAGGAGACCATCGAGGCGTTCGACAAGCTCACCAAGGGCGAGTTCGATCACCTGCCCGAGCAGGCGTTCTTCCTCATCGGTGGTCTGGACGACCTGGCGAAGAAGGCCGAGAGCCTCGGCGCCAAGCTGTGA
- a CDS encoding F0F1 ATP synthase subunit B/delta — MSIFIGQLIGFAVIAFIIVKWVVPPVRNLMRNQQEAVRAALAESAEASKKLADADAMHAKALADAKAESEKVTEEAKQDSERIAAQLSEQAGTEAERIKAQGAQQIQLMRQQLIRQLRTGLGAEAVDKAAEIVRAHVADPQAQSATVDRFLAELEQMAPSSVVIDTAATSKLRAASRESLAVLVEKFDSVAGGLDADGLTKLADELAAVAKLLLTETTLNKHLAEPADDAAPKVRLLERLLSDKVGATTLDVLRTAVSRRWSTESNLIDAVEHTARLALLKRAEVAGEVDEVEEQLFRFGRILDTEPRLSALLSDYTTPAQRRVALLDKALTGRPGVNKTAAALLSQTVGLLRGERADEAVIDLAELAVSRRGEVVAHVSAAAELSDVQRTRLAEVLTRIYGQPVSVQLHVDPELLGGLSITVGDEVIDGSIASRLAAAQTGLPD; from the coding sequence ATGTCGATTTTCATCGGACAGCTGATCGGCTTTGCCGTCATCGCGTTCATCATCGTCAAGTGGGTGGTGCCACCCGTGCGGAACCTGATGCGTAACCAGCAGGAGGCCGTGCGTGCGGCGCTCGCCGAGAGTGCCGAGGCATCGAAGAAGCTCGCTGATGCCGATGCGATGCACGCCAAGGCGCTTGCCGACGCCAAGGCCGAGTCGGAGAAGGTCACCGAGGAGGCCAAGCAGGACTCCGAGCGCATCGCCGCGCAGCTGTCCGAACAGGCCGGCACCGAGGCGGAACGGATCAAGGCCCAAGGCGCACAGCAGATCCAGTTGATGCGCCAGCAGCTCATCCGCCAGCTGCGGACCGGGCTCGGCGCGGAGGCGGTCGACAAGGCCGCCGAGATCGTGCGGGCTCATGTCGCCGATCCGCAGGCACAGTCGGCCACCGTCGACCGCTTCCTGGCCGAGCTGGAGCAGATGGCGCCGTCGAGCGTGGTGATCGACACCGCCGCGACCAGCAAGCTGCGTGCCGCGAGCCGTGAATCGCTCGCGGTGCTGGTCGAGAAGTTCGACTCGGTCGCCGGCGGCCTCGACGCCGACGGGCTCACGAAGCTCGCCGACGAACTGGCTGCGGTCGCGAAGCTGCTGCTGACCGAGACGACCCTCAACAAGCACCTGGCCGAGCCCGCCGACGACGCCGCACCCAAGGTGCGCCTGCTCGAGCGTCTGCTCTCGGACAAGGTCGGCGCCACCACGCTGGATGTGCTTCGGACCGCCGTGTCGCGCCGTTGGTCGACCGAGTCGAACCTGATCGACGCCGTCGAGCACACCGCCCGCCTGGCACTGCTCAAGCGCGCCGAGGTCGCAGGCGAGGTCGACGAGGTCGAAGAGCAGCTGTTCCGGTTCGGACGCATCCTCGACACCGAACCGCGGCTGTCAGCGCTGCTGAGCGACTACACCACTCCCGCCCAACGCCGCGTCGCGCTTCTGGACAAGGCGCTCACCGGCCGCCCGGGTGTGAACAAGACAGCTGCGGCCCTGCTGTCGCAGACCGTCGGACTGCTTCGCGGCGAACGCGCCGACGAGGCCGTCATCGATCTCGCCGAACTCGCCGTGTCGCGGCGAGGCGAGGTGGTGGCGCACGTGTCGGCCGCGGCCGAGCTCAGCGACGTACAGCGCACGCGCTTGGCCGAGGTGCTCACCCGCATCTACGGCCAGCCGGTGTCCGTGCAACTGCACGTCGACCCGGAACTCCTCGGTGGCCTGTCGATCACGGTCGGTGACGAAGTGATCGACGGTTCCATCGCGTCCCGTTTGGCCGCCGCCCAGACCGGCTTGCCGGACTGA
- a CDS encoding F0F1 ATP synthase subunit B yields the protein MGEFSATILAASQAAEEGGGGQSNFLIPNGTFFAVLIIFLIVLGVISKWVVPPISKVLAEREAMLAKTAADNRKSAEQVAAAQADYDKAMAGARAQASALRDEARAAGRQVVDEKRAQASGEVAETLRQADQQLSAQGDQVRGGLESSVDGLSAKLASRILGVDVKSGGTQ from the coding sequence ATGGGTGAATTCAGCGCAACGATCCTGGCGGCCAGCCAGGCAGCCGAGGAAGGCGGCGGGGGTCAGAGCAACTTCCTGATCCCCAACGGCACCTTCTTCGCCGTGCTGATCATTTTCTTGATCGTGCTCGGCGTGATCTCGAAATGGGTTGTGCCACCGATCAGCAAGGTGCTGGCCGAGCGGGAAGCGATGCTGGCCAAGACCGCAGCCGACAACCGCAAGTCCGCCGAGCAGGTCGCTGCGGCACAAGCGGACTACGACAAGGCCATGGCCGGGGCGCGCGCACAGGCCTCGGCGCTTCGCGACGAGGCCCGCGCGGCCGGTCGCCAGGTGGTCGACGAGAAGCGTGCACAAGCCAGTGGTGAGGTCGCCGAGACCCTGCGCCAGGCGGACCAGCAACTGTCCGCACAGGGCGATCAGGTGCGCGGTGGCCTTGAGTCGTCGGTGGACGGGCTGTCAGCCAAGCTGGCCAGCAGGATCCTCGGCGTCGACGTGAAATCAGGTGGGACACAGTAG
- a CDS encoding F0F1 ATP synthase subunit epsilon: MADLNVEIVAVERELWSGPATFVFTRTTAGEIGILPRHIPLVAQLVDDAMVRVEREGDDDLRIAVDGGFLSVTEETVRILVENAQFESEIDADAAKQDAASDDERTAAWGRARLRALGQID, from the coding sequence ATGGCTGATCTGAACGTCGAGATCGTCGCCGTCGAGCGTGAGCTCTGGTCCGGACCCGCCACGTTCGTGTTCACCCGCACCACCGCCGGTGAGATCGGCATCCTGCCGCGGCACATCCCGCTGGTGGCACAGCTGGTCGACGACGCGATGGTTCGGGTCGAGCGTGAGGGTGACGACGATCTGCGGATCGCGGTCGACGGCGGGTTCCTGTCGGTGACCGAGGAGACCGTCCGCATCCTCGTGGAGAACGCACAATTCGAGTCCGAGATCGATGCGGATGCTGCCAAGCAGGACGCAGCCTCCGACGACGAGCGGACCGCGGCATGGGGCCGGGCGCGCCTGCGCGCCCTCGGCCAGATCGACTAA
- the murA gene encoding UDP-N-acetylglucosamine 1-carboxyvinyltransferase, protein MSERFVVTGGNRLSGEVAVGGAKNSVLKLMAAALLAEGTSTITNCPDILDVPLMAEVLRGLGATVELDGATVRITSPDEPKYDADFAAVRQFRASVCVLGPLVGRCKKARVALPGGDAIGSRPLDMHQAGLRQLGATCNIEHGCVVAEADHLRGAEIQLEFPSVGATENILMAAVVAEGVTTIHNAAREPDVVDLCAMLNEMGAQVSGAGTSTLTITGVDRLYPTEHRVIGDRIVAATWGIAAAMTRGDITVTGVDPQHLQLVLHKLHDAGATVTQNDNGFRVVQYERPKAVNVATLPFPGFPTDLQPMAIGLAAIADGTSMITENVFEARFRFVEEMIRLGADARTDGHHAVVRGIPQLSSAPVWSSDIRAGAGLVLAGLVADGETEVHDVFHIDRGYPLFVENLVSLGAEIERVSS, encoded by the coding sequence GTGAGCGAGCGTTTCGTGGTGACCGGTGGCAACCGGTTATCAGGCGAAGTTGCTGTGGGTGGCGCCAAGAACAGCGTCCTGAAACTCATGGCAGCCGCGCTGTTGGCAGAAGGCACGAGCACGATCACCAATTGCCCCGACATCCTCGATGTTCCGTTGATGGCCGAGGTGTTGCGTGGCCTTGGCGCGACCGTCGAGCTCGACGGTGCGACCGTCCGCATCACCTCACCCGATGAACCCAAGTACGACGCCGACTTTGCCGCGGTACGGCAGTTCCGCGCTTCGGTGTGTGTGCTCGGACCGCTGGTGGGGCGCTGCAAGAAGGCGAGGGTCGCGCTGCCCGGCGGGGATGCGATCGGCTCACGCCCACTGGACATGCATCAGGCCGGGTTGAGGCAATTGGGGGCGACCTGCAACATCGAGCACGGTTGCGTGGTGGCCGAGGCCGATCATCTGCGCGGCGCCGAGATCCAGTTGGAGTTTCCCTCGGTGGGGGCGACCGAGAACATCCTGATGGCCGCGGTGGTCGCCGAGGGCGTGACGACCATCCACAACGCCGCTCGTGAGCCCGACGTCGTGGACCTGTGCGCGATGCTCAACGAGATGGGCGCGCAGGTGAGCGGCGCGGGGACATCGACGCTGACGATCACCGGGGTGGATCGGCTGTATCCCACCGAGCACCGCGTGATCGGCGATCGCATCGTGGCCGCGACATGGGGGATCGCCGCGGCGATGACGCGCGGCGACATCACGGTGACCGGCGTCGACCCGCAGCACCTGCAGTTGGTCCTGCACAAACTCCACGATGCAGGCGCGACCGTGACACAGAACGACAACGGCTTTCGCGTCGTGCAGTACGAGCGGCCCAAGGCGGTGAACGTCGCGACCTTGCCGTTTCCGGGGTTCCCCACGGATCTGCAGCCGATGGCCATCGGTCTCGCGGCGATCGCCGACGGGACGTCGATGATCACCGAGAACGTGTTCGAGGCGCGGTTCCGGTTCGTCGAGGAGATGATCCGGCTCGGCGCCGATGCCCGCACCGATGGGCATCACGCCGTGGTGCGGGGGATCCCGCAGCTGTCGAGCGCGCCGGTGTGGTCGTCGGACATCCGCGCCGGCGCCGGCCTGGTGCTCGCCGGCCTGGTGGCCGACGGCGAGACCGAGGTCCACGACGTCTTCCACATCGATCGTGGCTACCCGCTGTTCGTGGAGAACCTCGTCAGCCTCGGAGCCGAGATCGAAAGAGTAAGCTCGTAG
- a CDS encoding methylated-DNA--[protein]-cysteine S-methyltransferase produces the protein MTHTLQCRTVDSPVGPLTLAGRDGHLMHLRMVDQTYEPSREGWEIDDDAFPDAVAQLAEYFAGERTEFDLSLDMVGTRFQRSVWNALLEIPYGETCSYGEIARKIGSPGAFRAVGLANGHNPIGIIVPCHRVIGANGSLTGYGGGLERKRLLLELEKSRMAPALF, from the coding sequence GTGACGCACACGCTGCAATGCCGCACCGTCGACAGCCCGGTCGGTCCGCTGACATTGGCGGGCCGCGACGGACATCTCATGCATCTACGGATGGTCGATCAGACCTACGAACCTTCCCGCGAAGGATGGGAAATCGACGACGACGCATTTCCCGATGCCGTCGCACAGCTTGCCGAGTATTTCGCCGGCGAACGTACCGAGTTCGACCTGTCCCTCGATATGGTCGGGACCCGTTTTCAGCGCAGCGTCTGGAATGCTCTCCTGGAAATCCCCTACGGCGAAACCTGCTCGTACGGCGAGATCGCGCGAAAGATCGGGTCTCCGGGCGCGTTCCGGGCCGTGGGTCTGGCCAATGGCCACAACCCGATCGGAATCATCGTGCCGTGTCATCGCGTGATCGGCGCGAATGGGAGCCTCACCGGTTATGGCGGAGGTCTTGAACGCAAGCGACTTCTGCTGGAATTGGAGAAGAGCCGAATGGCGCCGGCGTTGTTCTAG
- a CDS encoding cob(I)yrinic acid a,c-diamide adenosyltransferase, translating into MAVHLTRIYTRTGDDGTTGLSDFSRVSKNDARLTAYADCDETNAAIGVALALGNPGQQIRVVLQQIQNDLFDAGADLSTPVVQNPEHPPLRISQDYIDRLEKWCDEFNEGLPALNSFILPGGTPLSALLHVARTVARRAERSAWTAVDEFGESVSVLPAKYLNRLSDLLFILSRVANPEGDVLWKPGG; encoded by the coding sequence ATGGCCGTTCATCTCACCCGTATCTACACCCGCACCGGCGACGACGGGACGACCGGGCTGAGCGATTTCAGCCGGGTGTCCAAGAACGACGCCCGCTTGACCGCATACGCCGACTGTGACGAGACCAACGCCGCCATCGGCGTCGCACTCGCGCTCGGCAACCCTGGTCAGCAAATCCGGGTGGTGTTGCAGCAGATTCAGAACGACCTGTTCGACGCCGGCGCGGACCTCTCCACCCCGGTTGTCCAGAATCCCGAGCACCCGCCGCTGCGCATCTCCCAGGACTACATCGACCGCCTGGAGAAATGGTGCGACGAGTTCAACGAGGGGTTGCCCGCGCTCAACTCGTTCATCCTGCCGGGTGGAACTCCGCTCTCGGCGCTGCTGCACGTGGCCAGGACCGTGGCCCGGCGCGCCGAGCGCTCGGCGTGGACCGCGGTGGACGAGTTCGGGGAATCGGTGAGCGTTCTGCCGGCCAAGTACCTCAACCGGCTGTCCGACCTGCTGTTCATCCTGTCGCGGGTGGCGAATCCCGAAGGCGATGTGCTGTGGAAGCCCGGCGGATGA
- a CDS encoding F0F1 ATP synthase subunit C, whose protein sequence is MNLDPNAIITAGALIGGGLIMGGGAIGAGIGDGIAGNALISGIARQPEAQGRLFTPFFITVGLVEAAYFINLAFMALFVFATPGLQ, encoded by the coding sequence ATGAATCTCGATCCCAACGCCATCATCACGGCCGGCGCCCTGATCGGCGGTGGATTGATCATGGGTGGCGGTGCCATCGGCGCCGGCATCGGCGACGGTATCGCGGGTAACGCCCTGATCTCGGGTATCGCCCGTCAGCCCGAGGCCCAGGGCCGGCTGTTCACCCCGTTCTTCATCACGGTCGGTCTGGTGGAAGCCGCGTACTTCATCAACCTGGCCTTCATGGCGCTGTTCGTCTTCGCCACTCCTGGCCTGCAGTAA
- the atpA gene encoding F0F1 ATP synthase subunit alpha, whose product MAELTISAADIEGAIEDYVSSFSADTEREEIGTVIDAGDGIAHVEGLPSVMTQELLEFPGGVLGVALNLDEHSVGAVILGEFEKIEEGQQVKRTGEVLSVPVGDAFLGRVVNPLGQPIDGQGDIAAETRRALELQAPSVVQRQSVSEPLQTGIKAIDAMTPIGRGQRQLIIGDRKTGKTAVCVDTILNQREAWLTGDPKQQVRCVYVAVGQKGTTIASVKRALEEGGAMEYTTIVAAPASDAAGFKWLAPYTGSAIGQHWMYNGKHVLIVFDDLTKQAEAYRAISLLLRRPPGREAYPGDVFYLHSRLLERCAKLSDELGGGSMTGLPIIETKANDISAYIPTNVISITDGQCFLESDLFNQGVRPAVNVGVSVSRVGGAAQIKAMKEVAGSLRLDLSQYRELEAFAAFASDLDAASKAQLDRGARLVELLKQPQYSPLAVEEQVVAIFLGTQGHLDSVPVEDVQRFEAELLEHVKASHSDILDGIRESKKLSEEAEEKLVSVINEFKKGFSASDGSSVVVTDDADALDPEDLEKESVKVRKPAPKKA is encoded by the coding sequence ATGGCAGAGTTGACAATCTCGGCTGCTGATATCGAAGGTGCCATCGAGGACTACGTATCCTCGTTTTCCGCCGACACCGAGCGTGAAGAGATCGGCACCGTCATCGACGCCGGTGACGGCATCGCCCACGTCGAGGGTCTGCCCTCGGTCATGACCCAGGAGCTGCTCGAGTTCCCCGGCGGGGTCCTCGGCGTGGCACTGAACCTCGACGAGCACAGCGTCGGCGCCGTCATCTTGGGTGAGTTCGAGAAGATCGAAGAGGGCCAGCAGGTCAAGCGGACCGGCGAGGTGCTCTCGGTCCCGGTGGGTGACGCCTTCCTGGGCCGTGTGGTCAACCCGCTCGGCCAGCCGATCGACGGCCAGGGCGACATCGCCGCCGAGACCCGCCGCGCCCTCGAGCTGCAGGCACCCTCGGTGGTGCAGCGCCAGAGCGTGTCAGAGCCGCTGCAGACCGGTATCAAGGCCATCGACGCCATGACCCCGATCGGTCGCGGTCAGCGTCAGCTGATCATCGGCGACCGCAAGACCGGCAAGACCGCCGTGTGCGTCGACACCATCCTCAACCAGCGTGAGGCCTGGCTGACCGGCGACCCGAAGCAGCAGGTGCGCTGCGTCTACGTCGCCGTCGGCCAGAAGGGCACCACCATCGCCAGCGTGAAGCGCGCGCTGGAAGAGGGCGGCGCCATGGAGTACACGACGATCGTCGCCGCCCCGGCCTCCGACGCGGCCGGCTTCAAGTGGCTCGCCCCGTACACCGGTTCGGCCATCGGCCAGCACTGGATGTACAACGGCAAGCACGTCCTGATCGTCTTCGACGATCTGACCAAGCAGGCCGAGGCCTACCGCGCCATCTCGCTGCTGCTGCGCCGCCCGCCGGGCCGCGAGGCATACCCGGGTGACGTCTTCTACCTGCACTCCCGTCTGCTGGAGCGTTGCGCGAAGCTGTCCGACGAGCTCGGCGGCGGCTCGATGACGGGTCTGCCGATCATCGAGACCAAGGCCAACGACATCTCGGCCTACATCCCCACCAACGTCATCTCGATCACCGACGGCCAGTGCTTCCTGGAGTCCGACCTGTTCAACCAGGGCGTTCGTCCGGCCGTGAACGTCGGTGTGTCGGTGTCCCGCGTCGGTGGCGCGGCCCAGATCAAGGCCATGAAAGAGGTCGCGGGCTCGCTGCGTCTCGATCTGTCGCAGTACCGCGAGCTGGAGGCCTTCGCGGCCTTCGCCTCCGATCTGGACGCCGCATCAAAGGCCCAGCTGGACCGCGGTGCGCGTCTGGTCGAGCTGCTCAAGCAGCCCCAGTACAGCCCGCTGGCCGTCGAGGAGCAGGTCGTCGCGATCTTCCTCGGCACCCAGGGCCACCTGGATTCGGTTCCGGTCGAAGACGTTCAGCGTTTCGAGGCCGAGCTGCTGGAGCACGTCAAGGCCAGCCACTCCGACATCCTCGACGGCATCCGCGAGAGCAAGAAGCTCTCCGAGGAGGCCGAGGAGAAGCTCGTGTCGGTCATCAACGAATTCAAGAAGGGCTTCTCGGCTTCCGACGGCAGCTCGGTGGTCGTCACCGATGACGCCGACGCACTCGATCCCGAGGACCTGGAGAAGGAATCCGTCAAGGTCCGCAAGCCGGCACCGAAGAAGGCCTAG
- a CDS encoding DUF2550 domain-containing protein has protein sequence MSASMIGMVALVGVLLLLVIALCYRLWKLRQVGGTAAILRDFPAVGGQGWRHGVMRYRGGEAGFYRLSSIRWWPDRRLSRRGLEVVSRRAPRGDEYDIMTDQIVILELRDMSPERKRGYEIALDRGALTAFTSWLESRPSPRARRRTY, from the coding sequence ATGAGCGCGTCCATGATCGGCATGGTCGCGCTCGTCGGTGTGCTCCTGTTACTGGTCATCGCACTGTGCTACCGGCTGTGGAAGTTGCGCCAGGTCGGAGGAACGGCGGCCATCCTGCGGGACTTTCCCGCGGTCGGCGGCCAGGGCTGGCGGCACGGTGTGATGCGTTACCGCGGAGGGGAAGCCGGTTTCTACCGGCTTTCCAGTATCCGCTGGTGGCCTGATCGCCGGCTCAGCCGGCGAGGCCTCGAAGTCGTGTCGCGTCGCGCACCGCGCGGCGACGAGTACGACATCATGACCGACCAGATCGTGATCCTGGAATTGCGCGACATGAGCCCCGAGCGCAAGCGGGGCTACGAGATCGCGCTCGACCGCGGCGCGCTGACCGCGTTCACCTCGTGGCTCGAATCCCGGCCGTCACCGCGCGCGAGGCGCCGGACCTACTGA
- a CDS encoding F0F1 ATP synthase subunit gamma, whose amino-acid sequence MAATLRELRGRIRSAGSIKKITKAQELIATSRIAKAQARVEAARPYAAEITNMLTELAGASALDHPLLVERKQPKRAGVLVVSSDRGLCGAYNANVLRRAEELFSLLRDEGKDPVLYVVGRKALGYFSFRQRTVTESWTGFSERPTYEHAKEIADTLVNAFMSGADDEGDDAGADGILGVDELHIVFTEFRSMLSQTAVARRVAPMEVEYVGEVESGPHTLYSFEPDPETLFDALLPRYIATRVYAALLEAAASESASRRRAMKSATDNADELIKALTLAANRERQAQITQEISEIVGGANALADAK is encoded by the coding sequence ATGGCAGCGACACTGCGCGAACTACGCGGGCGCATCCGCTCCGCCGGGTCGATCAAGAAGATCACCAAGGCCCAGGAGCTGATCGCGACCTCGCGGATCGCCAAGGCGCAGGCACGGGTCGAAGCGGCCCGGCCCTATGCCGCCGAGATCACCAACATGCTCACCGAGCTCGCGGGCGCCAGCGCGCTGGACCACCCGCTGCTCGTCGAGCGCAAGCAGCCCAAGCGGGCCGGTGTGCTGGTGGTGTCGTCGGACCGCGGCCTGTGCGGTGCCTACAACGCCAACGTGCTGCGCCGCGCCGAGGAGCTGTTCTCGCTGCTGCGCGACGAGGGCAAGGACCCGGTGCTGTACGTGGTCGGCCGGAAGGCCTTGGGCTACTTCAGCTTCCGGCAGCGCACCGTGACCGAGTCGTGGACCGGATTCTCCGAGCGTCCGACCTACGAGCACGCCAAGGAGATCGCCGACACGCTGGTGAACGCCTTCATGTCCGGTGCCGACGACGAGGGCGACGACGCGGGTGCCGACGGCATCCTCGGGGTCGACGAACTGCACATCGTGTTCACCGAGTTCCGGTCCATGCTGTCGCAGACCGCGGTGGCCCGTCGCGTCGCGCCGATGGAGGTCGAGTACGTCGGCGAGGTGGAATCCGGACCGCACACGCTGTACTCGTTCGAGCCGGACCCGGAAACGCTGTTCGACGCGTTGTTGCCGCGCTACATCGCGACCCGCGTGTACGCCGCACTTCTTGAGGCGGCCGCCTCCGAGTCGGCCTCGCGCCGGCGCGCGATGAAGTCAGCGACCGACAACGCCGACGAGCTCATCAAGGCGCTGACGCTGGCGGCGAACCGCGAGCGCCAGGCACAGATCACCCAGGAAATCAGCGAGATCGTCGGTGGCGCCAACGCGCTGGCCGACGCCAAGTAA